A stretch of the Planktothricoides raciborskii GIHE-MW2 genome encodes the following:
- a CDS encoding GAF domain-containing sensor histidine kinase: MVVPDNQEFAYFDNSASPSPEESGLLFADRGLLDRHSLFILQKATQASAEFLDIPLCIVGGVQKDRRLRQLAVNFADVNFEEIELLQDLANKLPKISLQEAFWQQVLASQIVVTIRDTLKQDQWAKSMAVQNYGIRAYAGVPLLSSKGDCLGVLMGMDLSPRQFTAKEIQFLELTARWIMSELERSKLARTRRSLADAISPDTTHTPVSSFLPDSLPDISVDDDTSPASNDEKFGLKNISDLVLEKLIGSMTQEMRNPLTSVTGMAKVLNQEVYGHLNDKQKEYLQIIYDSGRYLVSLLDELVSLRNLHDQTPDLDLAAVDIEMLCQQVLNHLELEASRRGQEFRLSVEPGDRLVLIDKSKVYQILYQMLARVISVAHPGGVVRLHVSRKSDILKMIIWVSHPWLGDGFNPIEMQDMESEEMPLNPANDESESLKPEKTLEALFSTRQPASNMLQFFQKLISEFKALYDSDCQTANPNDLCCVKLSRQDLGFLLSWELTRQHQGHIVLEGSPSSGYRYLLEFPLRIN; encoded by the coding sequence ATGGTAGTACCAGACAATCAAGAATTTGCTTATTTTGATAATTCTGCCAGCCCATCCCCAGAAGAATCTGGATTGCTGTTTGCAGACCGGGGTCTCTTGGATCGACACAGCTTGTTTATCTTGCAAAAGGCGACTCAAGCGAGTGCAGAATTTTTAGATATCCCTTTATGTATTGTTGGGGGAGTGCAAAAAGATCGGCGCTTGAGACAGCTTGCTGTAAATTTTGCTGACGTTAACTTTGAAGAGATCGAATTGTTGCAAGACTTGGCGAATAAGTTACCAAAAATTTCTCTGCAAGAGGCTTTTTGGCAACAGGTTTTAGCCAGTCAAATTGTGGTGACAATTCGAGATACTTTGAAGCAAGACCAGTGGGCGAAGTCGATGGCGGTTCAAAATTACGGAATTCGGGCTTATGCCGGAGTGCCTTTGCTGTCCTCCAAAGGGGATTGCTTGGGAGTTTTGATGGGCATGGATCTGTCTCCCCGTCAATTTACGGCTAAAGAAATTCAGTTTTTGGAGTTGACCGCTCGCTGGATTATGAGCGAGTTAGAACGGAGCAAATTGGCGCGAACGCGCAGGAGCCTTGCGGATGCAATATCGCCTGACACAACTCACACTCCAGTTAGCTCTTTTTTGCCTGACTCATTGCCAGATATATCCGTAGATGATGATACTTCCCCAGCCAGTAATGATGAAAAATTTGGGCTGAAGAATATTTCTGACTTGGTTTTGGAGAAACTCATCGGTAGCATGACGCAAGAAATGCGGAATCCCTTAACTTCGGTGACAGGAATGGCCAAAGTTTTAAATCAAGAAGTTTATGGACATTTAAACGACAAACAGAAAGAATATCTCCAGATTATTTATGACAGTGGTCGCTACTTGGTATCGTTGCTGGATGAGTTAGTGTCTCTGCGGAACTTACATGACCAAACCCCGGATCTTGATCTGGCGGCTGTGGATATTGAAATGCTTTGTCAACAAGTCCTTAATCACTTGGAATTGGAAGCTTCTCGACGCGGCCAAGAATTTCGTCTGTCTGTGGAACCGGGCGATCGCCTAGTTCTCATAGATAAGTCTAAAGTCTACCAAATTCTCTATCAGATGTTGGCCAGGGTAATTTCTGTGGCGCATCCGGGAGGAGTCGTGCGGCTTCATGTTTCCCGCAAATCTGATATTTTAAAGATGATTATTTGGGTTTCTCATCCCTGGTTAGGAGATGGTTTCAATCCAATAGAAATGCAGGATATGGAGTCTGAGGAAATGCCCTTGAACCCAGCTAATGATGAGTCAGAATCTCTGAAGCCAGAAAAAACCCTGGAAGCTCTTTTTTCTACTAGGCAACCGGCATCAAATATGCTGCAATTCTTTCAAAAGTTAATCTCTGAATTCAAGGCATTATATGATTCAGACTGTCAAACCGCAAATCCAAATGACCTATGCTGCGTTAAGCTTTCCCGGCAAGATTTAGGGTTTTTACTCAGTTGGGAGTTAACCAGGCAGCATCAAGGACATATTGTTTTAGAAGGTTCCCCTAGTTCCGGTTATCGATATTTACTTGAGTTCCCCCTACGGATTAACTAA
- a CDS encoding GUN4 domain-containing protein: protein MTDSTTSAIPDAALDFAELASNLRTNNQKNQIKVISHLAKAGGDGLRVLQEFLLERRSTTPNFVDGKVYQVLYTSADPVSAEFLRSTFPHGLLPTPSDRQIDYSLLQKLLAAADFQSADKITIQLLCELAGPAAVQRKWLYFTEVDTFPETDLQTINTLWQLYSEDKFGFSVQREIWLGVGKMWDKMWPKIGWKNGNNWTRYPQEFTWDLTAPRGHLPLSNQLRGVRVMEKLLSHPAWK from the coding sequence ATGACTGACTCAACAACTTCTGCCATACCGGATGCTGCTTTGGATTTTGCCGAACTGGCTTCCAACTTAAGAACGAATAATCAAAAAAATCAGATCAAGGTGATTTCTCATCTGGCCAAAGCTGGTGGGGATGGTCTGAGAGTGTTGCAAGAATTTTTGTTAGAACGCCGCTCAACCACCCCGAACTTCGTCGATGGGAAAGTTTACCAAGTTCTTTATACATCGGCAGACCCGGTATCCGCTGAATTTTTGCGTTCCACATTTCCCCACGGTCTGCTCCCAACTCCGAGCGATCGCCAGATCGACTACAGTCTGTTACAAAAGCTGCTGGCCGCTGCGGATTTCCAATCCGCTGACAAAATCACCATTCAATTACTTTGTGAATTGGCAGGTCCTGCTGCCGTCCAGAGAAAGTGGTTATATTTTACTGAAGTTGATACGTTTCCCGAAACGGATTTACAAACCATTAATACTCTGTGGCAGTTGTACTCCGAAGATAAGTTTGGATTTTCTGTCCAACGAGAAATTTGGCTGGGTGTCGGGAAAATGTGGGATAAGATGTGGCCAAAAATCGGCTGGAAAAATGGCAATAATTGGACAAGATATCCCCAAGAGTTTACTTGGGATTTGACAGCCCCTAGAGGTCATTTACCTCTTTCCAATCAGTTACGCGGGGTTAGAGTGATGGAAAAACTCCTTTCTCATCCAGCATGGAAGTAG
- a CDS encoding adenylyltransferase/cytidyltransferase family protein: MISGLYTLDELTQAIASEPDRWRPLVFSNGCFDLLHVGHVRYLQTAKALGRSLVIGLNSDQSVQTIKPSTAGKPSRPIVPELQRAEVLCSLKAVDAVVIFNQPTATTLISSLQPDIYVKGGDYTLETLPEAPVVQAYGGQIELVKVEINSSTTGIINRILQAQK, translated from the coding sequence ATGATTTCTGGTCTTTATACTTTGGATGAATTAACTCAGGCGATCGCCTCTGAACCGGATCGGTGGCGTCCTCTAGTGTTTAGCAATGGGTGTTTTGATTTACTCCATGTGGGTCATGTGCGCTATTTACAAACCGCCAAAGCTTTGGGGCGATCGCTCGTTATTGGTTTAAATAGTGACCAGTCCGTACAAACAATCAAGCCATCCACCGCCGGAAAACCCTCGCGACCAATTGTGCCAGAATTACAAAGGGCTGAGGTACTCTGTAGCCTCAAAGCGGTTGATGCCGTGGTGATCTTTAATCAACCCACCGCTACCACCCTGATTTCATCTCTGCAACCGGATATTTATGTCAAAGGAGGTGACTACACCCTGGAAACTCTGCCGGAAGCCCCAGTGGTTCAGGCTTATGGGGGTCAGATTGAACTGGTGAAAGTGGAAATCAACTCATCCACCACCGGGATCATTAATCGGATTTTACAAGCACAGAAATAA